AATTTACCGCACGCTGCACAGGCTGATCGTTTTCTCCTCCAGAATTTGAGCTTGcctgtttataaaaaaaataaatgtttaattatatttatgtattgtaTTGTGACTTTGGAATTTCGaattatgtttaaaattatGGATTTGTCattctttcaaaaattatttcgACCTAAGTGTTATACACTACAATGTAGTTTTTTAAATCTCAAATTGCAGGGATGTTGATTGGTCTTTCTATAAATAGACTTATTTTGATTGGCTTTTGTCCCTTTTCAGGAAGGATCGGACAAATTTCTCCATGCTTCGatgttacatttatataagAATTTAGTGATATGAGAAAATGGAGCGATGGAGATTTTTCTTTATAATAATATTGATAAGGTAGATTTTTTGTTAAtttcgggttagaatatgtcctcagtacccccttgcttgtcgtaagaggcgactaaatggggcggtccttcggatgaaaccgctaaaaccgaggtcccgtgtcacagcaggtgtggcacgataaagatccctccctgctcaatggccataagcgccgagcataggcttaaattttgcagcccttcaccggcagtggtgacgtctccatatgagtgaaatattctcgagagggacgtaaaacaatattcaatcaatcgttAATGTCGGCGTTATCGTCACAAACGATATGTGACAAAACCTTCCGAATACTCCAGTATCAACATCAATGTGGTTGTCATTGCGTAAATCATTTGAATTCACTCTATTCCCTGTATACTCACTCAATCCGTTGCCGATCTCTCCTACCCAATTCTTTGCAGTGCGTCCTACCAACGATGGAATACTAGATAGGGAGTTCTTCAGTTTCCCTAACGTTTTCCCAACCGTAGAGAAAACGTTTGTGAGATGCTTGAgattattttctgaaaattgtTAAGCGCATATTTGATGATTGAAATATTAGAATAAGAATACTCTAAATGCAGCGTTAATAATGTAAAATCTGATCTTTGTCTCTTCTATACATGAATATCGttttttctattattattttttttacctcaGTTACCAATAATCATCATGACGTTGAATCATGTTCTCCTTTGTGTTCAATACTTTCTATTATATATTACATCGAATATTCCCTTCAATGCCCTATATTACATATAtctctgtgaactcgaaataaaagataccgcagtcatccacatctgcttcatacttacatatattattttattgaaaatagatattaacggcaaactgacaactcaacattatgataaacgggataatttcagcttctccatcgtaaaattcccatatttatgcagaaatagtccattatcacctgtatatggtgtttatatctctcaactgattcgatacgcacgaGCTTGTTGTTGTGCTGTTGTTCCTTCCACTTGAGTGGGGTGCAAAAAGGAAGAGGAAGTTGCAATACTAGTTAACTCCTCCTGATGCTGACTTTCTTAAAATAAGTTAGCTTGTACCAAGTTAAGTCCTATTGTATAATGCTATTCACTCAATTAAATGAGATTATCTCATATCCATCTCAATAATCTATATTAATTGAAGATTGCAGCCAAGATAGTTTGCTTTGTCTGCCTTTTCACAAtattattgaattatctttcagCCACTAGtgagaatgaaaaataaacaccaattggtactttacatgaatttattgagcaatgacatcataaaaaCACAATACACCAGTGTTGGATGATACTGGCCGCAAAAATTAGTAGGAGTCAAGGGAGACAACTAGGATACCATAAACCAATGGGCAAACTAGTGGCCTCGCTTTGATGCGAGTGCCAAGGAAACCCCATGCCTAACACGCATGGTGGCTAGGCACACAAGCTGCACAGCTTTTACACCCTGTCTCTGGCTTGCTACCTGGTTTAGAACTTTCACACCACCCAGCCTGTAGCCTCTCCTCCTTTTATAGAGGTAGAGGGGGTCTGAGCACTGAAATGCTGCAGACCCCAAGCAGTTTCCAGTTATTCCACACATTTGCTCAATGGCATTTAACTTCCATGTTAACACACAGCCATGAGACATCCCTCATGCTTTGATGCAGATGGGCAGAGACAACAGGTTAAGCTTGTACAGGGATGATGTCTCCCTTGACCCCGCCACAAACATCGATATGATGTTCCCCACCAATTGCTCTAGAGAGTATCTATCTCCTAAATGAATGACAGGTTATAGGAACCAACCACAAGTGACAAGATTCTGCAAACTATTGCGTAGGGAAGATTTTGCCCTTTCCCCCCAAAATAAATTCCAAACCACCCTGTATGTTATTTAAGTAAGCTTGATTTCCACTTTCGGCTAGATGAGTTCCGTCATACCTAAATAAACTGGTTTGATGGACGTTTATATTTCTGTCATGAACAATGCAAGCTCCGTTAACTTGAGAGGTAACAAATTTCTTAATAGCCTTATTAACCTTGCGTCTTTTTAGATCGATCTTAGCGCCACCCTTACCTAGAGGTGCACCATGCCAGTAAAGACGGGGAAGCATTGTTGACCAAATGAGCAAAGTTTTTGGTAGCAATGCATTGTAGCGATACAAGCTACATTGAATTTCATGTGCAAATCTAAGTGCAGTATTGCCAGCTGTTGTTAGATCGTTTGACCCAGCATGAATAACCAATACATCTGGTTGTGGTTGATGTTTGAGTTCTTCTGTTATCAGTTTGTCGAGGTCTTGCCATTTTAGCCCTCTTATCCCCTTCCAAAAGATGTCAACCCCTAGATTGAGGTTCTTTCCGCCCGGTCTCCTCCGTGCCTCTTCACCAGCCCAAAAAGGTATAGACGATCCTACTATCCAAACTGTCTTGAAACCTGGAATACTTTTGGCAAATTAGCCTGTATTCCATTCAACAAACCATTACATTATAATCTTATGTAGTTTTGAAAAGCATTTGACTCCCACCTTCCCAAAGATTTAATTTCTGAATCTGAAACCCCTTGTTTTGCCATATCTGTGGCTCTCCCAATTCTGAAGCTATGTGGCCTAAAATGTCCCTGAATGTCATTAAATTTAAGTGTTTTCTGTAGCATGCAATTAAACTGGTATCTTGTTACATGTTTGTAAtccatatggatgaaaaataagGTGGAGTCACTGTTAGGGCGCAACCGCAAAAACTTGAGTACCCATTGCACTGGACAAGTATCAGAATTGGCATGTTTGGAAATCTGCAACGTAGTTGTATTTCCAATTTGGTCAGTTTTAGACCTTGGAATTAGAATGCTGACATTGTTCTTAGTAAGGGAAATGTGTGCCCTATGGATAGACAAGACTTCACTAACCCTAAGCAAGCCGTGATATGCAATTGAAAAAATTGTGGAAAATAATGCTGCCTCATATGGTGATCTACAGACTGATGGCAATGCTGATACTACACGTTGCAAAATAGATATGGTTAATGGGATTCGTGGATCTACAGGGTTACCTCGCTTTTTGTGCAGACCCTGCAAGGCTTTTTTGACAATGAATGATTGAGTATTATCCTGTATGCCTcttaatttgtgaaaatatgatAGGGCACTAATGTATAATGCAGCTGTTCTATAAGCTGTACCTGAAATGGACAAATGAGCAATAAAATTAAGCAAGTGGTCAATGGGAATAGGAAAAACCATTGCAATCCCACAGTTACTCAAGAATTTTTTGAAACTGGTAAAAGCCCCTTGATAAGCTTTGTATGTGTTGACTGAGAGGGAACCCTGGATAAGCCTGTTTGCCTCACTTTTTAAATTTCCCAAATGTTCTTGGGAAGTGGTGCTGGCCATGGATCTGCTGTTGGTGCTAGTCGTCGGAATTTGCCCCACTGTGAACGAGAGAGACAATCCGCgatagaatttagcttagatggTATGTGTCTTGCTTTAATTAAGATGTTATGCTTGAGACATGTTAGAACCagttttcttacaattttcaTGACCCTAGGTGACCTTGATGTTGTTTTGTTGATAACATGTACCACTGCCATATTGTCAATGTAAAACAAGATTCTGTAGTTGGCAAATTGATGCTTCCATACTTCAATAGCTACTTGGACTGGGAAGAGCTCTAAAAAAGTCATGTCTCGGGTTAGGCCTTGTGCCAACCAACTACTGGGCCACTGAGCATATGCCCACTTGCCTgcaaaaaatataccaaaaccCCCCGAGTCTCCCCCTGCACTGTCAGTGTAAAGTTCGAGAGTGTCGTTATTGACCCATATGCTCTTTGTAATGACTGATATACCATTAAAAGATTGAAGGAAGGTGAGCCAGACTTGGAGGTCAGCTTTCATTTCTAATGTTACCCGGGTATGGTGATGTGGTTTGCCAAGGCCGATTGTTGCATCGGTTAGTCGTCGACAGAAAGCCCTACCTGGAGCTATGACTCTACATGCAAAATTCAAAAGCCCCAATATGGACTGAAGTTGCTGAAGTGTTACCTTTCTAAAAGTCATAATGTCaagaattttgtgtttaatttcatgaattttttcCCATGGTAATTTCATGATCATTTGCACCGTATCAAATTCGATGCCCAAGAAAGTAAGAACTTGGGTTGGATATACTGTTTTGTCATTTGCAATTGGGACCCCCAGATCACTGCACAGGGAAAGAAAGGTGTCCAAGGTATTTTTGCTTATGGAATGCTCTCTGCCGCAGAAAAAGAAGTCATCCAGATAATGCAGAATAGAGGAATTTTGTGAACGATTCTGTGTCAACCAATGCAGAAAGCATGCAAATCTGTCCCAGATTGCACAACTTATCTTGCACCCAAATGGAAGCATCTTGTCATAATAGAAGGCATCGTTAAAGCAAAAACCTAATAAATCGAAATCCGTGCTATTAATTGGTAGCAACCTAAAGGCTGATTTGATATCAGACTTGGCAAGATAAGCCCCCCTACCTAATTTGGCAATAATGTCAGCAGCATCATCTATAGTTGAATAGGTTACAGAACTCTGTTCTGGGTcgataaaataatttattgaagcATTTTCTGGATATGATAAATGGTGAATAAGGCGGTAGTCGCCATCTTTCTTGGGAACAAGGCCTAATGGAGAAACTTGCAAAGTTGGAAAAGGTGGTTCTATAAAGGGGCCTGCCACTCTCCCCAATGTAACCTCTTTACAAATCTTTTCCTCTGCAACTGAATATTGTCTGCCTAAACTTGTTAGATTTTTTGAAAACCTGGGTGATCTAGGACCAGAATATTGTAGTTTAAAGCCATGTTGAAAACCCTCCCGTAAAAAATGATTATCTGAATAATTTTGTGAGTAGTAAATGACTCTGTCTAATCTTATAGGGGTCTTGCCCAATTTATACAGCTGAGTTGGAAGAACAGTTGTTGGCTGGATGTTTTCCTCCGCATCTCCTACAGGTGTGCTTGAACCTGCATTTTGGGAAGAAATTACACTTTTTACCCTGATTGAAATGATAGCAGTATTGGGTAACAGCAGATGTGCTGCTCTGACTTGAAAATTGCTTATTATTACTGAATTGAGTTTGACTATGGAATGGACTCTGGCCGGTCACATATAGTAGCCAAAATTCCTGACTGATAATGCCCCAGGAGGATTCAGGATTGCTAGCTTTGCGGAGACGGTATTGCTCGTCGTATTTGTACCAGCCTTGGGATCTAGTGGCAGCTAATCTGATATCTcgcatgtattttaaaaactcCTGGGCCCGAGCTCTGTATTTTTCCAACATAACgctcatgtaaatcatgaaggCATTAGTCCATTTATCAATTGTCAGGTATGAACTATCGTTAGACCTGACAACGCAGAATTTTCCATCCCTGATTTTAATTTCGCCTTGACCCCCCAAACTATAGTCAATCTCTTTTGCTGATTTTAACAGCAAACCTAAATCAACAAATTGCCCATCCCAAATTTTTTGCTTCAGTTTCAAAGGGATGTGTTGACCTACATTATCAAAGTAGCTAAGTTCTGGTACAGGGGTGAAGTCAGCAACATTTAAATCTAAAGAAAAATCAGAGTTACCAATATTGCCAAAGTTGGCAGGCACAAACTCCCCCAAATCTGGTGCAGCCTCACTCCCTGGCACGCTCTCTGAAGATTCCTGGTGCTGGAAGGGGGGTTGGTTATCTCTCACTTCTTTAGTTCCAGGCTTTTGCTGCCTAGTGTTGTGGCGAGACTTTTTTTGTCCTCTGCCCCGGGCTGGAGAAACCATTCCCCCATCTCTTTTTCTCTTTGGAGGCATGGATTGGCCTTGATTGTGAAAAAGTGCTTAACGTGCTGTTGTTCCTTCCACTTGAGTGGGGTGCAAAAAGGAAGAGGAAGTTGCAATACTAGTTAACTCCTCCTGATGCTGACTTTCTTAAAATAAGTTAGCTTGTACCAAGTTAAGTCCTATTGTATAATGCTATTCACTCAATTAAATGAGATTATCTCATATCCATCTCAATAAtctatattaacggcaaactgacaactcaacattatgataaacgggataatttcagcttctccatcgtaaaattcccatatttatgcagaaatagtccattatcacctgtatatggtgtttatatctctcaactgattcgatacgcacgagcttgttctgcgtatggtcagtttttaaatcgaggcaggctactgacaaacaagttgatggtgatggggttttaacagtcttgtttaaagtcagcatttcgtaaattctatggtcgttatgacgatacaacctatcattgggttaaatgctgtctgacttgtttcataccgattgttaggccgttcttgacacactgattttgaatatggataattccgtttacctgatcaagatataaagctcacggcgggtgtgaccagtcgacaggggatgattacttctcctagacacctgatcccacccacctcgggtatatccaggggtccgtgtttgccccacgatctattttgtattgcttataggagttatgagattgatcagtgttcggtatcttcacctttcatgtagctATTAATTATGACATCAACTGTTCCCTTCAGTCCtcggttttttgttttgattgggGAACCAAAGTTTCCTTTcagtattaaatatttataCTGATTAGGGCACCAAATGTtgctttcattgttaattactAGTACTTACTGTTGATTAGGGCACCAAATGTtgctttcattgttaattactAGTACTTAGTGTTAATTAGGGCACTAACTGTTGCTTTCGTTGTTAATTACTAGTACTTACTGTTGGTTAGGGCACCAAATGTtgctttcattgttaattactAGTACTTACTGTTGATTACGGCACCAAATGTTCCCGTCAATGTTCCCAATACAGGTTTTAGTCTTTTCCCTAGAAACTGCTGAACGAGAACATTAGACAGCGAACCAGCAATCGTAGTTGCCAATTTTTGACTCGCAGAAATCGGATTACCCAGAATGCTGACTATGTTACCAAGTCCTGCATTGGTATTTTTTCCCCTGtaaatttttaattatatatatatatatatatatatatatatatatatatatataagcgcATTAAGTTCCAAAGacacccgatacctaaaagTGGATAGAAGGtcatatacaaaaaaaattatacaaagcaatAAAATGACTAACGACACGAACATCCAGATTGTccaattttcgggacgacctgtcccttcttcaggacaaacgaaaataatgacataatgtggccaatactaacagagaataataacaaaacctgcatataaatacatctagcactacaactacactaatctacaaacgtatttacaacgcagactacatgatTTTTGGGTTTTAGGCTTggcaatcaatgttaaaagcggagcgaattaggacatgccctA
This genomic window from Ostrea edulis chromosome 4, xbOstEdul1.1, whole genome shotgun sequence contains:
- the LOC125670455 gene encoding uncharacterized protein LOC125670455 isoform X2, which produces MPPKRKRDGGMVSPARGRGQKKSRHNTRQQKPGTKEVRDNQPPFQHQESSESVPGSEAAPDLGEFVPANFGNIVGQIPTTSTNSRSMASTTSQEHLGNLKSEANRLIQGSLSVNTYKAYQGAFTSFKKFLSNCGIAMVFPIPIDHLLNFIAHLSISGTAYRTAALYISALSYFHKLRGIQDNTQSFIVKKALQGLHKKRGNPVDPRIPLTISILQRVVSALPSVCRSPYEAALFSTIFSIAYHGLLRVSEVLSIHRAHISLTKNNVSILIPRSKTDQIGNTTTLQISKHANSDTCPVQWVLKFLRLRPNSDSTLFFIHMDYKHVTRYQFNCMLQKTLKFNDIQGHFRPHSFRIGRATDMAKQGVSDSEIKSLGRWESNAFQNYIRL
- the LOC125670455 gene encoding uncharacterized protein LOC125670455 isoform X1; this translates as MPPKRKRDGGMVSPARGRGQKKSRHNTRQQKPGTKEVRDNQPPFQHQESSESVPGSEAAPDLGEFVPANFGNIGSSTPVGDAEENIQPTTVLPTQLYKLGKTPIRLDRVIYYSQNYSDNHFLREGFQHGFKLQYSGPRSPRFSKNLTSLGRQYSVAEEKICKEVTLGRVAGPFIEPPFPTLQVSPLGLVPKKDGDYRLIHHLSYPENASINYFIDPEQSSVTYSTIDDAADIIAKLGRGAYLAKSDIKSAFRLLPINSTDFDLLGFCFNDAFYYDKMLPFGCKISCAIWDRFACFLHWLTQNRSQNSSILHYLDDFFFCGREHSISKNTLDTFLSLCSDLGVPIANDKTVYPTQVLTFLGIEFDTVQMIMKLPWEKIHEIKHKILDIMTFRKVTLQQLQSILGLLNFACRVIAPGRAFCRRLTDATIGLGKPHHHTRVTLEMKADLQVWLTFLQSFNGISVITKSIWVNNDTLELYTDSAGGDSGGFGIFFAGKWAYAQWPSSWLAQGLTRDMTFLELFPVQVAIEVWKHQFANYRILFYIDNMAVVHVINKTTSRSPRVMKIVRKLVLTCLKHNILIKARHIPSKLNSIADCLSRSQWGKFRRLAPTADPWPAPLPKNIWEI